Part of the Candidatus Brocadia sinica JPN1 genome, TAAACTCTCTTGTATTGGAAATAATTATATGAACTCAAAACATTGGTGCTTCCCGGACACCACAGAAAATACTTCGTGTTCGGTTACCTTATCCTTCAATGCATTATACTGTTCAAAGGATATTTCTTGCTGTCATCTTTATCCCGAAACTGTTTATAAAACTCATTTTTTCATAAACAATCTAATTCCCGGAATCACTAATTCCATACTTTTGCATCTTATAATTAATAATGCGCCGCGTAGTGCCCAGGAGTTTGGCAGCTTTTGATTTTACACCACCGGATTTTTGAAGCGCCTGTTCAATGAGATGCTTTTCAACTCTCCCCACTTCATCTTCCAGGGAAATTCTCCAATTTATATTTGGTTTCACTCTTTGAAGATTACCAGAAATACCCGTGATTTCCGAAGGCAGATATTCAGGGAGAAGGGTAGTCTCGTTGCCATAGAGAGCGATAGTCCTCTCCATTATATTTTTTAATTCCCTTACGTTTCCAGGCCAATGATATTTCGATAATGCATCCATAGCTTCTTTAGAAATAAATTCTGTTTTTGCGTGACACTCTTTTCGAAAGATGTTAAAGAAGTGTTCTACCAATTGCGGAATGTCTTCTATTCTCTCGCGAAGGGGCGGCAGATAAATAGGAACGACGTTGATACGATAATACAAATCTTCCCGGAAGCGTCCGTCCTTAATCATTGCCTCTAAATCTTTATTCGTTGCGGCAATTATTCGTACATCCGTCTTTATAACAGAATGACTGCCTACACGAGAAAACTCTTTTTCCTGTAAAATACGCAAAAGTTTTGCTTGCAAAGGAAGGTTTATCTCGCTAATTTCATCAAGAAATATGGTGCCACCTTCGGCTATTTCAAATTTTCCCAATCTCCTTTCATAAGCGCCGGTAAACGACCCCTTTTCATGACCAAAGAGTTCGGTCTCCAACAAGTCGCCTGCCAGATTTGGACAACTTACAACTATAAACGGATTCTCCCGCCGGTTGCTGTCAAAATGGATCGCACGAGCCACTAATTCCTTGCCCGTTC contains:
- a CDS encoding sigma-54-dependent transcriptional regulator, which produces MKTILLVDDETSVVESLRLILKDNYKVIGTNSGKEALKILDKERVDLVLLDLKMHEMDGIELLRRLQPSCQETGVVVLTAVNDVKSIVEAVKLGALDYIVKPFEIEEIKITIEKALEFKSLTREVRYLRSEFRYHSIDRLIHGHSRMMEYIIEVVSRVSRVDSTVLLRGESGTGKELVARAIHFDSNRRENPFIVVSCPNLAGDLLETELFGHEKGSFTGAYERRLGKFEIAEGGTIFLDEISEINLPLQAKLLRILQEKEFSRVGSHSVIKTDVRIIAATNKDLEAMIKDGRFREDLYYRINVVPIYLPPLRERIEDIPQLVEHFFNIFRKECHAKTEFISKEAMDALSKYHWPGNVRELKNIMERTIALYGNETTLLPEYLPSEITGISGNLQRVKPNINWRISLEDEVGRVEKHLIEQALQKSGGVKSKAAKLLGTTRRIINYKMQKYGISDSGN